Proteins encoded together in one Microbacterium sp. zg-Y625 window:
- the treY gene encoding malto-oligosyltrehalose synthase: MTERRPVSTYRLQIRESFDLDAAAGVTDYLRDLGVDWAYLSPLLRATPGSDHGYDVVDPSQVDPARGGAAGLQRFVDAARAAGLGILVDIVPNHMGISQPAENPWWWDVLRNGQASAHADAFDIDWEYGGGRVRVPILGAELDEVLAAGDLVVDADAGLVRYFDHALPLAPGSLDGIDPADVAAVLERQHWELMFWRREAAELNYRRFFAVTTLAGVRVELPHVFDAAHAEILRWVREGLVDGLRIDHPDGLADPGAYLDRLAEAAGGLPVLVEKILEHAATEHPEALPAWWRTTGTTGYDAMAEVDRLLIDPAGEARLDALDATLRAETGLGALTGYADLMHDTKRMIADTIQRAEIARLVRVLRGSPGPAIDADDAELVDTLAELLTNFPVYRSYLPAGREHLDHAFAETARRRPEVADLAQLLVERLAEPGTELARRFMQTTGPVMAKGVEDTAFYRMTRLGTLTEVGGDPSVFSLDVDGFHTAQARRHAQWPHAMTSLSTHDTKRGEDVRARLSVLAEMPDRWAEVLERLRAVASSGHGPFDSLLWQAVVGSWPATPERLHAYAEKAAREAAERTGWWDPDPAFEERMHAVVDAAFGAARPLVEEFVAEVSGPGWSNSLSAKLVQLTAPGAPDVYQGSELWETSLVDPDNRRAVDFSTRRALLGRIDGGWMPPVDESGAAKLLVVSRALRLRRDRRELFTRYRPVVAVGAASDHVVAFDRGGAITVATRLPVGLAARGGWGDTAVLLPSGTWRDEITGRTLAGGEVPLRDLLGTYPVALLRGDTR; encoded by the coding sequence GTGACCGAGCGGCGTCCCGTCTCGACGTACCGACTGCAGATCCGTGAGTCGTTCGACCTCGATGCGGCGGCCGGTGTCACCGACTACCTGCGCGACCTCGGGGTGGACTGGGCCTACTTGTCGCCGCTGCTGAGGGCGACCCCCGGCTCCGACCACGGGTACGACGTCGTCGACCCCTCGCAGGTCGACCCGGCACGCGGCGGCGCCGCGGGACTGCAGCGATTCGTCGACGCAGCGCGGGCTGCCGGCCTCGGCATCCTCGTGGACATCGTCCCCAACCACATGGGGATCTCGCAGCCCGCCGAGAACCCCTGGTGGTGGGATGTCCTGCGCAACGGCCAGGCAAGCGCCCACGCCGACGCGTTCGACATCGACTGGGAGTACGGCGGCGGCCGCGTGCGCGTGCCGATCCTCGGCGCCGAGCTCGACGAGGTGCTGGCCGCGGGTGACCTCGTCGTCGACGCGGATGCCGGGCTCGTGCGCTACTTCGACCACGCCCTGCCCCTCGCCCCCGGGTCCCTCGACGGCATCGACCCTGCGGACGTGGCCGCCGTGCTCGAGCGCCAGCACTGGGAGCTGATGTTCTGGCGACGGGAGGCTGCCGAGCTCAACTACCGCCGCTTCTTCGCCGTCACGACCCTGGCGGGCGTCCGCGTCGAGCTGCCGCACGTCTTCGACGCGGCGCACGCCGAGATCCTCCGCTGGGTGCGGGAGGGGCTCGTCGACGGACTGCGCATCGACCACCCCGACGGCCTGGCAGACCCCGGCGCGTACCTGGATCGCCTGGCGGAGGCAGCCGGCGGCCTTCCGGTGCTCGTGGAGAAGATCCTCGAGCACGCCGCCACCGAGCATCCCGAGGCCCTGCCGGCATGGTGGCGCACGACCGGCACCACCGGATACGACGCCATGGCCGAGGTGGACCGTCTGCTCATCGATCCGGCCGGCGAAGCGCGATTGGACGCCCTCGATGCGACCCTGCGCGCCGAGACGGGGCTGGGCGCGCTCACCGGGTACGCCGATCTCATGCACGACACCAAGCGCATGATCGCCGACACGATCCAGCGGGCCGAGATCGCGCGGCTGGTGCGCGTGCTGCGCGGCTCGCCCGGCCCTGCGATCGATGCCGACGACGCCGAGCTCGTCGACACCCTCGCGGAGCTGCTGACGAACTTCCCGGTCTACCGCTCGTACCTGCCGGCAGGCCGCGAGCACCTCGACCATGCCTTCGCCGAGACGGCGCGACGCCGACCCGAGGTGGCCGACCTCGCGCAGCTGCTCGTCGAGCGCCTCGCCGAACCGGGCACCGAGCTGGCGCGTCGGTTCATGCAGACCACCGGGCCCGTCATGGCCAAGGGCGTCGAGGACACCGCGTTCTACCGCATGACGCGGCTGGGCACCCTCACCGAGGTCGGCGGGGACCCGTCGGTGTTCTCGCTCGACGTCGACGGGTTCCACACCGCCCAGGCCAGGCGCCACGCCCAGTGGCCCCACGCGATGACGTCGCTGTCGACGCACGACACCAAGCGCGGCGAGGACGTGCGGGCGCGCCTGTCGGTGCTCGCCGAGATGCCCGACCGCTGGGCCGAGGTGCTCGAGCGGCTGCGGGCGGTGGCATCCAGCGGTCACGGACCCTTCGACTCCCTGCTGTGGCAGGCCGTCGTCGGCTCGTGGCCGGCGACCCCTGAGCGCCTTCACGCCTACGCCGAGAAGGCGGCCCGCGAAGCGGCCGAGCGCACCGGATGGTGGGATCCTGATCCCGCCTTCGAGGAGCGGATGCACGCTGTGGTCGATGCCGCCTTCGGAGCCGCGCGGCCGCTCGTCGAGGAATTCGTCGCCGAGGTCTCCGGGCCCGGGTGGTCGAACTCGCTGTCGGCGAAGCTCGTGCAGCTCACCGCACCGGGCGCCCCGGACGTCTACCAGGGGTCGGAGCTGTGGGAGACCTCGCTCGTGGATCCCGACAACAGGCGCGCCGTGGACTTCTCCACTCGCCGGGCGCTGCTCGGCCGCATCGACGGCGGGTGGATGCCGCCGGTCGACGAATCCGGCGCGGCGAAGCTGCTCGTGGTGTCGCGGGCGCTGCGACTGCGCCGGGACCGGCGAGAGCTGTTCACGCGGTACCGTCCGGTGGTCGCGGTCGGCGCGGCATCCGATCACGTCGTCGCGTTCGACCGCGGTGGGGCGATCACGGTCGCGACCCGGCTTCCGGTGGGCCTCGCGGCCCGGGGCGGCTGGGGCGACACCGCGGTGCTGCTGCCGTCGGGCACGTGGCGCGATGAGATCACCGGACGCACCCTCGCCGGGGGCGAGGTGCCACTGCGCGACCTGCTGGGGACATACCCGGTCGCGCTGCTGAGAGGGGATACGCGATGA
- the treZ gene encoding malto-oligosyltrehalose trehalohydrolase has translation MSVDVWAPRAERVRLRRPGSSDVELAVGDGGWWTADVELADGDRYGFVLGDGDDLRPDPRSRRQPDGVHEASAYFDPTTFEWTDSAWTGRQLAGGVIYEMHIGTFTPEGTLDAAIGRLGHLVDIGVTHVELLPVNGFTGVHNWGYDGVLWYTVHEAYGGPAAYQRFVDAAHAAGLAVIQDVVYNHLGPSGNYLPEFGPYLRDASRNTWGDSVALDQPAVRAYIVENALMWLRDHHVDGLRLDAVHALLDDGPKHILRELAESADALSAHVGRPLTLIAESDMNDPTLILPREAAGYGLTAQWSDDWHHAVHVALTGETAGYYEDFAALEALPKVWTRGFFHDGTHSSFRGRGHGHPIPEEVPAWRLVTFAQDHDQIGNRAAGDRLTATLSPERLAIAAVLTLTAPGTPMLFMGEEWGASTPWQFFTSHPEPELAEATAKGRTEEFARMGWDESLVPHPNEPATFERSKLDWSEIDPDDAASGPHRRLLQLYRDLARLRRERPELTDPSFGALTADAVEIAGGRRFRLGRGPLTVLVNLSAEPWHASTGPDDTVLLATDPGEGAVAPAAGVVTVAPEAAVVIGPPQG, from the coding sequence ATGAGCGTGGACGTGTGGGCGCCGAGGGCAGAGCGGGTTCGCCTGCGCCGGCCGGGATCGTCCGATGTGGAGCTGGCCGTCGGCGACGGCGGCTGGTGGACCGCCGATGTGGAACTGGCCGACGGCGACCGGTACGGGTTCGTGCTGGGGGACGGCGATGACCTGCGCCCCGACCCGCGGTCGCGGCGGCAGCCCGACGGCGTGCACGAGGCGTCCGCCTACTTCGACCCGACCACGTTCGAGTGGACCGACTCCGCGTGGACCGGGCGGCAGCTCGCCGGCGGGGTCATCTACGAGATGCACATCGGCACCTTCACGCCCGAGGGCACCCTGGATGCCGCGATCGGCCGCCTCGGGCACCTCGTGGACATCGGCGTCACGCACGTCGAGCTGCTGCCGGTCAACGGCTTCACCGGCGTGCACAACTGGGGCTACGACGGCGTGCTCTGGTACACCGTGCACGAGGCGTACGGCGGGCCCGCGGCCTACCAGCGATTCGTGGATGCCGCGCACGCCGCGGGTCTGGCCGTCATCCAGGACGTCGTCTACAACCACCTGGGTCCCAGCGGCAACTACCTGCCGGAGTTCGGTCCGTACCTGCGCGACGCGAGCCGCAACACCTGGGGCGACAGCGTCGCCCTCGACCAGCCCGCGGTGCGCGCGTACATCGTCGAGAACGCGCTGATGTGGCTGCGCGACCACCACGTCGACGGTCTGCGACTGGATGCCGTGCACGCCCTGCTGGACGACGGCCCGAAGCACATCCTGCGCGAACTCGCCGAGTCCGCCGACGCGCTGTCGGCCCACGTCGGGCGCCCGCTCACGCTCATCGCCGAGTCCGACATGAACGACCCCACCCTGATCCTGCCGCGCGAGGCGGCCGGCTACGGTCTGACCGCGCAGTGGAGCGACGACTGGCATCACGCCGTGCACGTCGCCCTCACGGGGGAGACGGCCGGCTATTACGAGGACTTCGCCGCGCTCGAGGCCCTGCCGAAGGTGTGGACGCGGGGGTTCTTCCACGACGGCACGCACTCGTCGTTCCGTGGCCGCGGCCACGGGCACCCGATCCCCGAAGAGGTGCCCGCGTGGCGCCTGGTGACCTTCGCCCAGGACCATGACCAGATCGGCAACAGGGCGGCCGGCGACCGTCTGACCGCGACGCTGTCGCCCGAGCGACTCGCGATCGCCGCCGTGCTCACCCTCACCGCACCCGGCACACCCATGCTGTTCATGGGGGAGGAGTGGGGGGCGAGCACCCCGTGGCAGTTCTTCACGTCGCACCCCGAGCCCGAGCTGGCCGAGGCCACCGCGAAGGGGCGCACCGAGGAGTTCGCCCGCATGGGGTGGGACGAGTCGCTGGTCCCGCATCCCAACGAGCCGGCCACGTTCGAGCGCTCGAAGCTGGACTGGTCCGAGATCGACCCCGACGACGCCGCGTCCGGGCCGCACCGCCGACTGCTGCAGCTGTACCGCGACCTCGCGCGCCTGCGCCGGGAGCGGCCCGAGCTCACCGACCCCTCGTTCGGTGCCCTCACCGCCGATGCGGTGGAGATCGCCGGCGGTCGCCGGTTCCGCCTGGGCCGGGGGCCGCTCACGGTGCTGGTCAACCTGTCGGCGGAGCCCTGGCACGCGTCGACCGGACCCGATGACACGGTGCTGCTCGCCACGGACCCCGGTGAGGGCGCCGTGGCGCCGGCTGCGGGCGTCGTGACGGTGGCGCCGGAGGCGGCTGTCGTGATCGGTCCGCCGCAAGGCTGA
- a CDS encoding tryptophan-rich sensory protein: MSVHTASRTTAPPPQTRPADLGRQIGVISAVSFMLIAAVVGVGALGGRPVEDLQGGALDSDASYLAPASQAFSIWSVIYVLMVAYAVWQALPSQRADDRQRLLGWWIAVTAVLNGLWLVAAQFTTLPLTVLVIVLLLAALAWTFRLAVRRPPRGVRQALFTDITVGLHLGWVALATVANSAAWLTSIAPPSWADAADPVAIAVISVVALVGIGIALGGRGRLAPGLAMGWGLTWIGIGRWSDEPMSEPIAIGAWIAAAVVVLAPIVITAVRFARNRA, translated from the coding sequence ATGAGCGTTCACACGGCTTCCCGGACGACCGCCCCGCCTCCCCAGACCCGGCCTGCCGACCTCGGTCGGCAGATCGGCGTGATCAGCGCCGTGAGCTTCATGCTCATCGCCGCGGTCGTGGGCGTGGGGGCTCTCGGAGGGCGACCGGTCGAGGACCTGCAGGGGGGTGCCCTCGATTCCGACGCCTCCTACCTCGCCCCCGCGAGCCAGGCGTTCTCGATCTGGAGCGTCATCTACGTGCTGATGGTCGCCTACGCGGTGTGGCAGGCGCTGCCCTCGCAGCGCGCGGACGACCGCCAGCGGCTGCTCGGCTGGTGGATCGCCGTCACCGCCGTGCTCAACGGCCTGTGGCTGGTCGCCGCACAGTTCACCACCCTGCCGCTCACGGTGCTCGTCATCGTGCTGCTCCTGGCAGCCCTAGCGTGGACATTCCGCCTCGCCGTGCGCCGACCGCCGCGCGGCGTGCGGCAGGCGCTCTTCACCGACATCACCGTGGGGCTCCACCTCGGCTGGGTGGCGCTGGCGACCGTGGCGAACTCCGCGGCCTGGCTCACCTCCATCGCGCCGCCGTCGTGGGCGGACGCTGCGGACCCCGTCGCGATCGCGGTGATCTCCGTGGTGGCGCTCGTCGGCATCGGCATCGCCCTCGGCGGGCGCGGTCGCCTCGCCCCGGGACTGGCGATGGGCTGGGGGCTCACCTGGATCGGGATCGGCCGCTGGAGCGACGAGCCGATGAGCGAGCCGATCGCGATCGGCGCATGGATCGCCGCTGCCGTCGTGGTGCTCGCCCCGATCGTCATCACCGCGGTCCGTTTCGCCCGCAACCGCGCCTGA
- a CDS encoding glutamine amidotransferase-related protein: MAPLAYVCVRPQAGAAAGEFASFRSAMRRDDLAQLDLVRGPLPDDVFDRYAGFVVGGSPFNLTDPRSSKTDVQLRVEADLERIAERAAAAGTAALFTCYGIGIVTRMLGGEVTRAYPEDTGPSSVRLTDEAAQDPLFGMLADRFTALTAHKEGAGVTPPTATLLATNETCPVQAYRVGDRLYATQFHPEPTGPAFTERMAVYRDDGYFTAGDYDAIAARVIAASLSEPTRLLRSFAARFAG, from the coding sequence ATGGCCCCGCTCGCATACGTCTGCGTGCGTCCGCAGGCGGGCGCGGCGGCCGGTGAGTTCGCGTCGTTCCGCTCCGCGATGCGCCGCGACGACCTCGCCCAGCTCGATCTGGTGCGAGGCCCCCTGCCGGACGACGTCTTCGACCGGTACGCCGGGTTCGTCGTCGGCGGCAGCCCGTTCAATCTGACCGACCCCCGCTCCAGCAAAACCGACGTGCAATTGCGGGTGGAGGCGGACCTCGAGCGCATCGCCGAGCGCGCGGCCGCCGCCGGCACGGCGGCGCTGTTCACCTGCTACGGCATCGGCATCGTCACCCGCATGCTCGGCGGCGAGGTCACCCGCGCGTATCCCGAGGACACCGGGCCCAGCTCGGTGCGGCTCACCGACGAGGCCGCGCAGGACCCGCTCTTCGGCATGCTGGCGGATCGGTTCACCGCCCTCACCGCCCACAAGGAGGGTGCCGGCGTCACGCCGCCCACGGCGACCCTGCTGGCGACGAACGAGACGTGCCCGGTGCAGGCCTACCGTGTGGGGGACCGGCTGTACGCGACGCAGTTCCACCCCGAGCCGACCGGGCCGGCCTTCACCGAGCGCATGGCCGTCTACCGTGACGACGGATACTTCACCGCCGGCGATTACGACGCGATCGCTGCCCGCGTGATCGCGGCCTCGCTCTCGGAGCCCACACGGCTGTTGCGGTCCTTCGCCGCCCGGTTCGCAGGCTGA
- a CDS encoding LysR family substrate-binding domain-containing protein: protein MARSGGPRSGGAPRRPARRPLKGQPQSPPKRSRTPSSSAPPVAPPPERGPFRLGAIPGATPGKWIDVWSERMPHNPLELVPLTVAGQAAALATGEVDAALVRVPVDADGISLIPLYEERPVVVCAADSHLTAADELTLDDLAGEILLIPRDAVFDIAVPGAVSPAFAPPADTAEAVETVAAGVGILIVPMSLARQHRRRDVTSRPLRDGPVSPVALAWPTEATTPLVEAFIGIVRGRTANSSRG from the coding sequence ATGGCACGAAGCGGCGGTCCCCGATCCGGCGGGGCTCCCAGGCGCCCCGCGAGGCGACCACTGAAGGGTCAGCCGCAGAGCCCGCCGAAGCGCTCGCGCACCCCGTCGTCGTCTGCTCCCCCCGTCGCGCCACCGCCGGAACGCGGCCCGTTCCGGCTCGGCGCGATCCCCGGCGCCACCCCTGGCAAGTGGATCGATGTGTGGTCGGAGCGCATGCCGCACAACCCCCTGGAACTCGTGCCGCTGACGGTGGCCGGTCAGGCGGCGGCTCTCGCGACCGGCGAGGTCGACGCCGCCCTGGTGCGCGTTCCCGTCGACGCCGACGGGATCTCGCTCATCCCTCTCTACGAAGAGCGCCCGGTGGTCGTGTGCGCCGCCGACTCGCACCTCACAGCGGCTGACGAGCTGACGCTCGACGACCTCGCAGGCGAGATCCTGCTCATCCCCCGTGACGCCGTCTTCGACATCGCGGTTCCCGGCGCGGTGTCCCCGGCATTCGCCCCGCCCGCTGACACCGCGGAGGCGGTGGAGACCGTGGCCGCCGGCGTCGGCATCCTCATCGTGCCGATGTCGCTGGCCCGACAGCACCGGCGTCGCGACGTCACCTCGCGACCGCTGCGCGACGGGCCGGTGTCGCCGGTGGCCCTGGCCTGGCCGACCGAGGCGACCACGCCGCTCGTCGAGGCGTTCATCGGCATCGTGCGCGGCCGCACCGCGAACTCCTCCCGCGGCTGA
- a CDS encoding transferase has protein sequence MGKNYIDIENDRGETLRYRKHVNGRGLIAHGAKVHATALVEAGAYVEPGAEVAAGVRIRRGAWIEPDAVIGPNCEIAELAHVGSGAAIGAGAKIGIRTTVGAHAQVATGSLIGDGEIVGDGERVATDRRGLRLAA, from the coding sequence GTGGGCAAGAACTACATCGACATCGAGAACGACCGTGGCGAGACGCTGCGCTATCGCAAGCACGTGAACGGGCGCGGGTTGATCGCGCACGGAGCCAAGGTGCACGCGACCGCGCTGGTCGAGGCGGGCGCATATGTCGAACCCGGCGCGGAAGTCGCCGCGGGCGTACGCATCCGCCGCGGGGCGTGGATCGAGCCCGACGCGGTCATCGGGCCGAACTGCGAGATCGCAGAGCTCGCGCACGTCGGCTCAGGCGCCGCAATCGGCGCGGGAGCGAAGATCGGCATCCGCACAACGGTCGGCGCGCACGCGCAGGTCGCCACCGGGTCGCTGATCGGCGACGGCGAGATCGTCGGCGACGGCGAACGGGTCGCCACCGACCGCCGGGGACTGCGCCTGGCCGCCTGA
- a CDS encoding YitT family protein, which translates to MTDTGPSLVFDEKTTRHSVGEDVLGMLTGTFTASFGLFLLNASHAVTGGTAGLSLLLGFASEVPFWVLFAVINLPFAVLAVWKKGWDFTLRTLVAIALVSGFSVVHETFFVIGELNPVYGTLAGNLMAGIGLLIVFRHGGSLGGFNIVALVVQDATGFRAGWTLMIFDLLVVLAALLVVPWPNVVMSAAGAVLLNLVLALNHRPGRYIGR; encoded by the coding sequence GTGACCGATACGGGGCCCTCGCTGGTGTTCGACGAGAAGACCACCAGGCACAGCGTGGGCGAGGACGTGCTCGGCATGCTGACCGGTACGTTCACGGCATCCTTCGGGCTGTTCCTGCTGAACGCCTCGCACGCGGTGACCGGTGGAACCGCGGGACTGTCGCTGCTGCTCGGGTTCGCGTCGGAGGTGCCTTTCTGGGTGCTGTTCGCCGTCATCAACCTGCCGTTCGCGGTGCTGGCGGTCTGGAAGAAGGGGTGGGACTTCACCCTGCGCACCCTCGTCGCCATCGCCCTCGTCTCGGGATTCTCGGTCGTGCACGAGACGTTCTTCGTCATCGGCGAGCTCAACCCGGTGTACGGCACACTCGCCGGCAACCTCATGGCCGGCATCGGCCTGCTCATCGTCTTCCGCCACGGCGGGAGCCTCGGCGGTTTCAACATCGTCGCCCTCGTCGTGCAGGATGCCACCGGCTTCCGTGCCGGCTGGACCCTCATGATCTTCGACCTGCTCGTCGTGCTGGCAGCGCTGCTGGTGGTGCCGTGGCCGAACGTCGTGATGAGTGCGGCGGGGGCCGTGCTGCTGAACCTCGTGCTGGCGCTGAACCACCGGCCGGGGCGCTACATCGGGCGGTGA
- a CDS encoding DNA-formamidopyrimidine glycosylase family protein encodes MPEGDTVYRTARALNEALAGHEITRFDIRVPGSATVDLRGETVSEVVPRGKHLLLRAGGATLHSHLKMEGEWHVYPAGGRWRRPGHTARAIVGNERADAVGFDLAMVEVLRTADEARVVGHLGPDPLAPDWDAAEAARRVGGDPRPVHVALLDQRNVAGLGNVYANEVLFVRGILPATPGTEVDAPALIDTAARMIRANRDRSRRVFTGDARPGRGMWVYGREAKPCRRCGTPVGAGTLGARPTAERNVFWCPVCQR; translated from the coding sequence ATGCCTGAGGGCGACACCGTGTACCGCACCGCACGGGCGCTGAACGAGGCCCTCGCCGGCCACGAGATCACACGGTTCGACATCCGGGTCCCCGGCAGCGCCACCGTCGACCTCCGCGGCGAGACGGTGAGCGAGGTGGTGCCGCGCGGCAAGCACCTGCTGCTGCGCGCGGGCGGGGCGACGCTGCACTCCCATCTCAAGATGGAGGGCGAATGGCACGTCTATCCCGCGGGCGGCCGCTGGCGGCGGCCCGGGCACACCGCGCGCGCGATCGTCGGCAACGAGCGGGCGGATGCCGTGGGGTTCGACCTCGCGATGGTGGAGGTGCTGCGCACCGCCGACGAGGCACGCGTCGTCGGCCACCTCGGTCCCGACCCGCTCGCTCCGGACTGGGACGCGGCCGAGGCGGCACGACGCGTGGGCGGCGACCCCCGGCCGGTGCATGTGGCGCTGCTGGATCAGCGCAACGTGGCGGGTCTCGGCAACGTCTACGCCAACGAGGTGCTGTTCGTCCGGGGCATCCTGCCGGCGACGCCGGGGACCGAGGTCGACGCGCCGGCGCTCATCGACACGGCCGCGCGCATGATCCGCGCGAACCGCGACCGCTCCCGCCGGGTCTTCACGGGCGACGCCCGGCCGGGCCGCGGCATGTGGGTCTACGGTCGCGAGGCGAAGCCCTGTCGCCGCTGCGGCACGCCGGTGGGGGCCGGGACCCTCGGCGCGCGACCGACGGCCGAGCGCAACGTCTTCTGGTGTCCCGTCTGCCAGCGCTGA